Below is a genomic region from Deinococcus koreensis.
GACGCCTTCGTGGCCCCCTTCGTGCTGCGCGGCCAGGAGGTCTTCGTCCAGTTCAGCGCCGGCCTGAGCCTCTATCCCCACGACGCCGCCGACGCCGAAAGCCTGCTGAGCCAGGCGGACACGGCCATGTACCGGGCCAAACGCTCAGGCGTGGGCTACGCGTTCTTCAATGCCCAGCACGACCGGCGCAGTCCGGCGGAAGTCGAGCTGACGGCGGCTCTGCACCATTCGGTGAGCCGCGATGAACTGCTGCTGCATTACCAGCCGGTGGTCGGGGCCCAGGACGGCCGTGTGGTAGGCCACGAAGCGCTCATCCGCTGGCAGCGGCCGTCCGGACTGGTGAGCCCGGCCGAGTTCATTCCGCTGGCGGAATCGGCGGGGCTGATCGGGATGATCGGCCTGTGGGTGCTGCGGCGCGCCGCACAGGATCTGCGCTCGGGCCTCATCGAGCGCGCGTCGGTGAACGTCAGTGCGCTGGAATTCGAGCATCCCGAGTACGCCCGGCGGGTTCAGCGCGTGCTGGAGGAAGTCGGGGTCGATCCGGATCAGCTCGTGCTGGAGATCACCGAGAGCGCGCTGCTCGATGCCCGCCGTGCCGAAGTCGTCCTGGCCGAACTGCGGGCCCTGGGCCTGCGGATCGCCCTCGACGACTTCGGCACCGGCTACAGCAGCCTGTCGGCCATCGCCACCTTGCCAGTGCAGATCATGAAGATCAACCAGAGTTTCACCCGCGACGTGGGCCTGCCGACCCCGGCCGGCGCCCGCGCGCTGGAGGTCGTGCGCTCGATCGTGGCCCTCGCCGGGGCCCTGCAACTGGAGGTGGTCGCCGAGGGCGTGGAGACCCCCGAACAGGCCCAGGCGCTGATGCAGAGCGGCTGCCACTACCTGCAGGGCTACTATTTCGGGCGCCCCGCCCCGCTGGGCTGAAGCTGGGCACTGGGCTGATGCTGGGCCCGGCCCCCTCCCGGCTGTCCGGGATGCCCTGAGGAGCAGCGCTTGTGGAGCGGCGAAGCAGAGGGTCTGGATTTCGGTGGACGACCACGTCGAGATGGACAGTCGAGTCGGGAATCGACCTTTCTCTACTGGGTCAGCCTCGCGGCACGAGGGCAGTCTAGGCACCCGGATGGTCTCCGGGGCCGGTCTCATCAGCCGATCAGGGTGCTCAGCCGATCAGGGTGCTCAGCCGATGAAGGTGCTCAGCACGCCGATGCCCTCGACCTCCACCTCCACGGTGTCGCCGCTCTGCAAAGGGCCTACGCCCTCGGGGGTGCCGGTGAGCACCACGTCTCCCGGCTCCAGGGTCACGTAACGGCTGACATAGCTCAGGATCGCCGGCACGTCGAAGATCATGTGGCTGGTGCGGCTGTCCTGCTTCGTGGCCCCGTTCACGCGGGTCTGCACGCGCACGTCCGCCGGGTCGAGGTCGGTCTCCAGCCAGGGGCCCAGCGGACAGAAGCGGTCGGCAGCCTTGGCCCGGAACCACTGCAGGTCGGTCTTCTGCAGGTCGCGGGCGGTCAGGTCGAGGCCACAGGTGTAGCCGGCGACGTGCTGGAGGGCCGTCTCGGGGCTCAGGTCGCGGGCGCACGTGCCGATCACCAGGGCCAGCTCGCCCTCGAAATGGAAATTCTGCGTCCAGTCGGGGCGGATCACCGTGCCGCCGGGCTCGGCCAGCGCGTTGGGGCCTTTCAGGAAGATGCCGGGCTCTGTGGGCAGCTCGCCGCTGTCGTTGCCCAGCTCGCGGATGTGGTCGAGGTAATTGCGGCCCACGCAGACGATCTTGCTGGGCTCGGCGGGGGCCAGCAGGGTGCCGGGGTCGAAGAGGGTGGAGCCGCCGCTTCGCCCGCCCGCCAGACCGTGCGTGAAGTGGACGGTCTCACCGTCGAGTTCGCCCCAGCGGGGAGTGCCGTCGTGCCGTATCCGTACCAGTCGCATGACCCAGAGGATATCCGCCTGGGCCGGGCCTGCAGCGCTACTCGGCCGCTTCCGACTCTTCCAGCGGAATCCGCTCCAGCCCTTCGGGATCGAGCAGGATCACGTTCGATCCCCGGACGCTCACCAGCCCCTGCTTCTCCAGCTTCCGCATCACCCGCGACACCGTCTCGCGGCTCGACGAGATCCGGAGCATGATGTCGTGGGTGCCCAGGGGCAGCACCTCGGGCTGGGGCACGCCCGCCTGGACGCGCTGGCGGTACAGGTTGGTGAAGACGTGGCTCAGGGCGGCCTCGGTGTTCAGACCGAAGGCGATCAGCTCATCGTTCAGGAAGGTGATCCGCTCGGCCAGCATCCGGCTGAGGTTCCAGAGGATGCCCGGGTAACGCTGCAGCAGTTGCTGGAAGTGCGTGCGGTACAGCATCAGCGTAGAGACCGGGGTAATCGCCACCACCGTGGCGCTGCGTTCGCTGGACACCGACAGCACGGCCGTCTCACCGATCACGCCGGGGGCGTAGACGTCGCCCATGACCCGCTCGCGGCTGCCCAGACTGACCCGGCTGACCCGCACCACGCCGCTGACCAGCAGGTGCAGCGCCTCCCCCTGGACGTCCTGGGTGAGCAGCACCTCGCCCGGACTGAGGTGGCGCTCGGTGACGACCCTGGAAATCTCGTTCAGCGCCGGATCCGGCACGTCCTGGAAGAGCGGATTGCGTTTCAGGGCCTCCAACCGGGTCATCAGAGGCTCATCCTAGCGTTCCCGGGTGGGCGCTTGGCCCGGGGAGCGTCACCGGACGACGGACACGGGCAGGGATGGGAGACCGGGCCAGTTCCCGACCCTGCGTGACTGGGCATCCCCAGAGACTGTGCCTCCTCAGAGATTGGGCATCCCCAGAGGGGCCGCGGGCTAAGATGCCCCGCGTGAGTGTTCCCGAACCGGCCCTGAAGGCCGTGGATATC
It encodes:
- a CDS encoding putative bifunctional diguanylate cyclase/phosphodiesterase, which gives rise to MSLAAPTDSLPPALALDLREEQRLAALYRSGLLDTPPEEQFDRIVTLAAQQFGVPIASVSLIDRNRQWLKAKVGCLKTETPRDMAICSLAMRQPDVLVIPDATLDPRVRNLDPVVGEPHIRFYAGAPLVTAEGHELGTLCVIDTEPRTFSAQDAATLQAFAALVMDEISLRDALRELRHLALYDSLTGLPNRTHFHQHLARAFTRADLRSEQLVLGLVDLDQFKLINDTLGHAAGDELLQLVATRLRASVGTSDLIARMGGDEFTIVLSDIRAAHDASAVMNRLRDAFVAPFVLRGQEVFVQFSAGLSLYPHDAADAESLLSQADTAMYRAKRSGVGYAFFNAQHDRRSPAEVELTAALHHSVSRDELLLHYQPVVGAQDGRVVGHEALIRWQRPSGLVSPAEFIPLAESAGLIGMIGLWVLRRAAQDLRSGLIERASVNVSALEFEHPEYARRVQRVLEEVGVDPDQLVLEITESALLDARRAEVVLAELRALGLRIALDDFGTGYSSLSAIATLPVQIMKINQSFTRDVGLPTPAGARALEVVRSIVALAGALQLEVVAEGVETPEQAQALMQSGCHYLQGYYFGRPAPLG
- a CDS encoding fumarylacetoacetate hydrolase family protein, coding for MRLVRIRHDGTPRWGELDGETVHFTHGLAGGRSGGSTLFDPGTLLAPAEPSKIVCVGRNYLDHIRELGNDSGELPTEPGIFLKGPNALAEPGGTVIRPDWTQNFHFEGELALVIGTCARDLSPETALQHVAGYTCGLDLTARDLQKTDLQWFRAKAADRFCPLGPWLETDLDPADVRVQTRVNGATKQDSRTSHMIFDVPAILSYVSRYVTLEPGDVVLTGTPEGVGPLQSGDTVEVEVEGIGVLSTFIG
- a CDS encoding Crp/Fnr family transcriptional regulator — its product is MTRLEALKRNPLFQDVPDPALNEISRVVTERHLSPGEVLLTQDVQGEALHLLVSGVVRVSRVSLGSRERVMGDVYAPGVIGETAVLSVSSERSATVVAITPVSTLMLYRTHFQQLLQRYPGILWNLSRMLAERITFLNDELIAFGLNTEAALSHVFTNLYRQRVQAGVPQPEVLPLGTHDIMLRISSSRETVSRVMRKLEKQGLVSVRGSNVILLDPEGLERIPLEESEAAE